A section of the Falco peregrinus isolate bFalPer1 chromosome 3, bFalPer1.pri, whole genome shotgun sequence genome encodes:
- the TMEM240 gene encoding transmembrane protein 240 isoform X2 yields the protein MSMNANTMIFMILGASIVMAIACLMDMNALLDRFHNYILPHLRGEDRVCHCNCGRHHVHYVIPYDGDQSVVDSSENYFVTDNVTKQEIDLMLGLLLGFCISWFLVWMDGVLHYAVRAWRTSRRYDNSWSWIPKFCNLKEFRKRHHRQYEEATGNMVHIKQKLYHNGHPSPRHL from the exons ATGTCCATGAATGCAAACACCATGATTTTCATGATCCTGGGCGCCTCTATCGTTATG GCAATAGCTTGCTTGATGGACATGAATGCGTTGTTGGACAGATTTCACAATTACATCTTACCGCATCTGCGAGGGGAAGACCGAGTTTGTCACTGCAACTGTGGAAG GCATCATGTCCATTATGTTATTCCATATGATGGGGATCAGTCAGTGGTGGACTCCTCGGAGAATTACTTTGTGACTGACAATGTAACCAAGCAAGAGATTGATCTGATGCTGGGACTTTTGCTGGGCTTTTGTATAAGCTGGTTTCTGGTGTGGATGGATGGGGTTCTCCATTACGCGGTGCGAGCCTGGAGAACTAGCCGCCGGTATG ACAATTCCTGGTCTTGGATTCCAAAATTTTGTAACTTAAAGGAGTTCAGAAAACGTCATCACAGGCAGTACGAGGAGGCGACTGGGAACATGGTGCACATCAAACAGAAGCTGTACCATAACGGGCACCCTAGCCCGCGGCACCTCTGA
- the TMEM240 gene encoding transmembrane protein 240 isoform X1, translated as MTASVFGNQTRVNVLFHHPELTRCLGYGLLQAIACLMDMNALLDRFHNYILPHLRGEDRVCHCNCGRHHVHYVIPYDGDQSVVDSSENYFVTDNVTKQEIDLMLGLLLGFCISWFLVWMDGVLHYAVRAWRTSRRYDNSWSWIPKFCNLKEFRKRHHRQYEEATGNMVHIKQKLYHNGHPSPRHL; from the exons atgactGCTTCAGTCTTTGGCAATCAAACTAGAGTCAATGTTTTATTCCATCATCCAGAGTTGACCAGATGCCTTGGTTATGGGCTCTTACAGGCAATAGCTTGCTTGATGGACATGAATGCGTTGTTGGACAGATTTCACAATTACATCTTACCGCATCTGCGAGGGGAAGACCGAGTTTGTCACTGCAACTGTGGAAG GCATCATGTCCATTATGTTATTCCATATGATGGGGATCAGTCAGTGGTGGACTCCTCGGAGAATTACTTTGTGACTGACAATGTAACCAAGCAAGAGATTGATCTGATGCTGGGACTTTTGCTGGGCTTTTGTATAAGCTGGTTTCTGGTGTGGATGGATGGGGTTCTCCATTACGCGGTGCGAGCCTGGAGAACTAGCCGCCGGTATG ACAATTCCTGGTCTTGGATTCCAAAATTTTGTAACTTAAAGGAGTTCAGAAAACGTCATCACAGGCAGTACGAGGAGGCGACTGGGAACATGGTGCACATCAAACAGAAGCTGTACCATAACGGGCACCCTAGCCCGCGGCACCTCTGA